A genomic region of Marinobacter qingdaonensis contains the following coding sequences:
- the fusA gene encoding elongation factor G has product MARKTPIKRYRNIGICAHVDAGKTTTTERVLFYTGISHKIGEVHDGAATMDWMEQEQERGITITSAATTCFWQGMDKQYPEHRINIIDTPGHVDFTIEVERSLRVLDGAVVVFCGSSGVEPQSETVWRQANKYEVPRMVFVNKMDRAGANFLRVVDQIKNRLGANCVPIQLPIGAEDDFEGVVDLIRNKAIYWNEADAGATYDQRDVPAEMADEVASYREQMVEAAAEANEELMEKYLEEGDLSIEDIKKGLRMRTLANEIVLATCGSAFKNKGVQAVLDSVIEFLPAPDEVKAIRGEVDEDGTEETRQADDDAPFAALAFKIATDPFVGTLTFFRVYSGKLESGNAVFNSVKGKKERVGRMVQMHSKDRQEIKEVLAGDIAAAIGLKSVTTGDTLCDENHKIILERMEFPEPVISVAVEPKSKADQEKMGVALGKLAQEDPSFRVRTDEESGQTIISGMGELHLDIIVDRMKREFKVEANIGKPQVAYRERIRKSVDVEGKFVRQSGGRGQYGHVKLKLEPLPLDEEDGENFIFVNEIVGGVVPKEYIPAVQQGIEEQMQNGCLAGYPLLRIKATLYDGSYHDVDSNEMAFKVAGSMAMKKGALEADPALLEPIMKVEVVSPEEYMGDVVGDLNRRRGLIQGMDESPAGKVIRAEVPLSEMFGYATDLRSATQGRASYSMEFAGYSEAPSNIADAIIKQG; this is encoded by the coding sequence GTGGCACGCAAGACTCCTATCAAGCGTTACAGAAACATTGGTATTTGTGCGCACGTTGATGCGGGCAAGACCACGACCACCGAGCGGGTTCTGTTCTACACAGGTATCTCCCACAAGATCGGTGAGGTTCATGATGGTGCAGCTACCATGGACTGGATGGAGCAGGAGCAGGAGCGTGGTATCACCATTACCTCTGCTGCGACTACCTGTTTCTGGCAGGGCATGGACAAGCAGTATCCGGAGCACCGGATCAACATCATCGACACCCCGGGGCACGTTGACTTTACCATCGAGGTAGAGCGTTCACTGCGTGTACTGGACGGTGCCGTTGTTGTCTTCTGTGGTTCCTCCGGTGTTGAGCCGCAGTCCGAGACGGTATGGCGTCAGGCCAACAAGTACGAAGTCCCCCGCATGGTGTTCGTCAACAAGATGGACCGCGCCGGCGCGAACTTCCTGCGTGTTGTTGACCAGATCAAAAACCGTCTGGGCGCCAACTGCGTTCCCATTCAGCTGCCGATTGGCGCTGAGGACGACTTCGAAGGCGTTGTCGACCTGATCCGTAACAAGGCGATCTACTGGAACGAGGCAGACGCTGGCGCAACTTACGATCAGCGCGATGTTCCGGCGGAGATGGCCGACGAAGTGGCCAGCTACCGTGAGCAGATGGTCGAGGCCGCTGCCGAAGCCAACGAAGAGCTGATGGAGAAGTACCTCGAGGAAGGTGATTTGTCCATCGAGGACATCAAGAAGGGTCTGCGTATGCGCACCCTGGCCAACGAAATCGTTCTGGCTACCTGTGGCTCCGCGTTCAAGAACAAGGGCGTGCAGGCGGTGCTGGACTCTGTCATCGAGTTCCTGCCGGCTCCGGACGAAGTCAAGGCCATCCGTGGTGAAGTGGACGAAGACGGCACCGAGGAAACTCGTCAGGCCGACGACGACGCGCCGTTCGCCGCACTGGCGTTCAAGATCGCGACTGACCCGTTCGTGGGTACCCTGACGTTCTTCCGGGTTTACTCCGGTAAGCTCGAGTCAGGCAATGCGGTCTTCAACTCCGTGAAGGGCAAAAAAGAGCGCGTGGGCCGTATGGTTCAGATGCACTCCAAGGATCGTCAGGAGATCAAGGAAGTGCTGGCCGGCGACATCGCCGCTGCCATCGGTCTGAAGAGTGTGACCACCGGTGACACCCTGTGTGACGAGAACCACAAGATCATTCTCGAGCGCATGGAGTTCCCGGAGCCGGTTATCTCTGTAGCCGTAGAGCCGAAGTCCAAGGCCGACCAGGAAAAGATGGGCGTTGCACTGGGCAAGCTGGCCCAGGAAGATCCTTCGTTCCGTGTTCGCACCGACGAAGAGTCTGGTCAAACCATCATTTCCGGTATGGGTGAGTTGCACCTGGACATCATCGTCGACCGGATGAAGCGTGAGTTCAAGGTAGAGGCAAACATTGGTAAGCCTCAGGTTGCCTACCGCGAGCGCATCCGTAAGTCGGTTGATGTTGAAGGTAAGTTTGTTCGTCAGTCTGGTGGTCGTGGTCAGTACGGTCACGTCAAGCTGAAGCTTGAGCCGCTGCCGCTGGACGAGGAAGATGGCGAAAACTTCATCTTCGTTAACGAGATCGTTGGTGGTGTTGTTCCCAAGGAATACATCCCGGCGGTACAGCAGGGCATTGAAGAGCAGATGCAGAACGGCTGTCTGGCCGGCTATCCGCTGCTGCGCATCAAGGCCACGCTGTACGACGGCTCCTACCACGATGTCGACTCCAACGAGATGGCGTTCAAGGTCGCTGGCTCCATGGCAATGAAGAAGGGTGCGCTGGAAGCGGATCCTGCGCTGCTTGAGCCGATCATGAAGGTCGAAGTTGTGAGCCCCGAAGAGTATATGGGCGATGTTGTTGGTGACCTGAACCGTCGCCGCGGTCTGATCCAGGGTATGGATGAGTCCCCGGCTGGTAAGGTTATCCGTGCCGAAGTTCCGTTGTCGGAGATGTTCGGTTACGCCACCGACCTGCGTTCTGCAACACAGGGCCGGGCGTCATACTCGATGGAGTTTGCGGGCTACTCCGAAGCTCCCTCGAACATTGCCGATGCGATCATTAAACAGGGTTGA
- the rpsG gene encoding 30S ribosomal protein S7, whose protein sequence is MPRRRVAAKREIIPDPKFGSARLAKFINHVMESGKKAVAERIVYGALDIVAEKSKEEPIDMFEKALENIQPMVEVKSRRVGGATYQVPVEVRPSRQNALAMRWLVEFSRKRGEKSMAQRLAGEILDAADSKGSAVKKREDVHRMAEANKAFSHFRF, encoded by the coding sequence ATGCCTAGAAGAAGAGTTGCAGCTAAGCGGGAGATTATCCCGGATCCGAAATTCGGCAGTGCACGTCTTGCCAAGTTCATCAACCACGTGATGGAAAGCGGTAAGAAAGCGGTTGCAGAGCGCATTGTTTACGGCGCGCTCGATATTGTTGCCGAAAAATCCAAGGAAGAGCCGATCGACATGTTCGAGAAGGCCCTGGAAAACATCCAGCCGATGGTGGAAGTAAAGTCCCGTCGTGTGGGTGGTGCTACCTACCAGGTGCCCGTAGAAGTACGGCCTTCCCGTCAGAACGCGCTGGCCATGCGCTGGCTCGTAGAATTTTCACGGAAGCGCGGTGAGAAGTCCATGGCGCAGCGTCTTGCTGGCGAGATTCTGGACGCCGCTGACAGCAAAGGCTCCGCTGTTAAGAAGCGCGAAGACGTTCATCGCATGGCAGAAGCCAACAAGGCGTTCTCTCACTTCCGTTTCTAA
- the rpsL gene encoding 30S ribosomal protein S12 has product MATINQLVRKPRKRKVAKSDVPALQACPQRRGVCTRVYTTTPKKPNSALRKVCRVRLTNGYEVSSYIGGEGHNLQEHSVVLIRGGRVKDLPGVRYHTVRGTLDTQGVQNRKQGRSKYGAKRPKS; this is encoded by the coding sequence ATGGCAACGATTAATCAGTTGGTGCGTAAGCCTCGTAAGCGCAAGGTAGCCAAGAGCGACGTTCCTGCTCTCCAGGCCTGCCCTCAGCGCCGTGGTGTGTGCACTCGTGTGTACACCACAACGCCGAAGAAGCCGAACTCAGCACTGCGTAAAGTGTGCCGTGTTCGTCTGACCAACGGCTACGAGGTTTCCTCTTACATTGGTGGTGAAGGTCACAACCTTCAGGAGCACAGTGTTGTGCTGATCCGTGGCGGTCGTGTAAAGGACCTTCCGGGTGTGCGCTATCACACTGTTCGCGGAACGCTGGACACCCAGGGTGTACAGAACCGTAAGCAGGGCCGCTCCAAGTACGGTGCAAAACGACCCAAGTCCTGA